Proteins found in one Deltaproteobacteria bacterium HGW-Deltaproteobacteria-18 genomic segment:
- a CDS encoding epoxyqueuosine reductase encodes MTNLNSLVLEFARLEGAAAVGITTKATLAGGPPSVDLDYVLGGARSAITFAVAMDARCIPPYLTKEDRLWFEQEVMQANVAASGIALHLSNYLRGKKHRAEPVAANLVFRPSGKPGATYDPTAPVYPDLSHRYLAVQAGLGHLGRSGNLIMPVHGAAVILGSVVTDANLLPTPPLPPEDNYCDDCGLCRAACVSGFMDFGSDERVTMGGEEYTYSKRRNLALCDLVCGGYTGLAKNGKWSTWSPGRFSIPEKLEDIPAAYERITKAHAQWPLPPGGRLFYYSDVIHRIACAHCQAICAPTLETRKARFRMLRESGVIVQNEDGSLERVSPEEAKKRLESMAPERRRLYEDDAPVSMESQSD; translated from the coding sequence ATGACGAATTTGAACTCTTTGGTGCTTGAGTTCGCCAGGCTTGAAGGGGCCGCAGCGGTCGGTATCACCACCAAGGCGACCCTGGCAGGCGGGCCGCCTTCGGTCGATCTTGATTACGTGCTTGGTGGCGCTCGCTCGGCAATCACTTTTGCCGTGGCGATGGATGCACGCTGCATCCCTCCCTATCTGACGAAAGAGGACCGCCTCTGGTTCGAGCAGGAGGTAATGCAGGCCAATGTCGCAGCCAGCGGCATTGCCCTGCACCTTTCGAACTACTTGCGAGGCAAGAAGCATCGGGCTGAGCCTGTTGCGGCAAATCTCGTTTTTCGACCTTCCGGGAAACCCGGCGCCACGTATGATCCGACGGCGCCGGTCTATCCTGATCTGTCACATCGATATCTGGCCGTTCAGGCGGGGCTCGGCCATCTGGGGCGTTCCGGCAATTTGATCATGCCGGTGCATGGAGCCGCGGTCATACTCGGGTCCGTGGTCACTGATGCAAACCTCCTCCCTACTCCGCCTCTGCCTCCAGAGGACAACTACTGCGACGACTGCGGCCTGTGCCGGGCCGCGTGCGTGTCCGGATTTATGGATTTCGGCAGCGATGAACGAGTCACCATGGGCGGCGAGGAGTACACGTACTCAAAACGGCGCAACCTCGCCCTCTGTGATTTGGTCTGCGGTGGCTATACCGGCCTCGCCAAGAACGGAAAGTGGTCCACATGGTCGCCGGGACGGTTTTCAATTCCCGAAAAGCTGGAAGACATTCCGGCTGCCTATGAGCGTATCACCAAGGCTCATGCGCAGTGGCCGCTTCCTCCGGGCGGGCGGCTTTTCTACTATTCCGATGTTATCCACCGCATCGCCTGCGCCCATTGCCAGGCAATCTGCGCCCCGACCCTTGAAACGCGCAAAGCCCGATTCCGCATGTTGCGGGAATCCGGAGTGATCGTACAGAACGAGGACGGCAGCCTTGAAAGGGTAAGCCCGGAAGAAGCGAAAAAGCGCCTTGAATCAATGGCGCCAGAGAGAAGAAGGCTCTACGAAGACGACGCCCCCGTTTCAATGGAAAGTCAGTCGGATTAG
- a CDS encoding protease: MKLKDQKVLMFVEHIFEDMELLYPYYRLIEEGAEVVVAGPQAGVVYTGKNGYPFKSTAAIADQQARDFDLLVVAGGFAPDKLRRDPKVLELTREIHEAGKIVAHICHGGWIPISAEIMKGFTCTSTPGIKDDLVNAGATWVDREVVVDRNQISSRKPDDLPAFCRAIIAQAAK, encoded by the coding sequence ATGAAATTAAAAGACCAAAAAGTCCTGATGTTTGTGGAGCACATCTTTGAAGACATGGAACTTCTCTATCCATACTACCGCCTGATCGAAGAAGGCGCCGAAGTGGTCGTTGCCGGGCCTCAGGCGGGAGTCGTCTACACAGGCAAAAACGGGTATCCCTTCAAATCCACTGCCGCCATTGCGGACCAGCAGGCAAGGGACTTCGACCTGCTTGTCGTTGCCGGAGGGTTCGCCCCCGACAAGCTCAGACGTGACCCCAAGGTCCTGGAACTTACCCGCGAAATACACGAAGCAGGGAAAATAGTCGCCCACATCTGCCACGGCGGATGGATTCCGATCTCGGCCGAGATCATGAAAGGCTTCACCTGCACATCCACCCCCGGCATCAAGGATGACCTGGTGAACGCCGGCGCTACGTGGGTCGACAGGGAAGTCGTCGTGGACCGGAATCAGATATCCTCACGCAAGCCTGACGATCTGCCTGCATTTTGCCGCGCCATCATAGCGCAGGCCGCAAAATAG
- a CDS encoding glycoside hydrolase encodes MPITKSYHKSKPVCRVDFTFDGEEAQSASSVSLAGDFNDWNVTATPMTKNENGFECSMDLSAGRQYRFRYVVDGQDWHNDVQADSYEYSGIGDSMNSVISV; translated from the coding sequence ATGCCCATCACCAAGAGTTACCACAAATCCAAACCGGTCTGCAGGGTTGATTTCACGTTCGATGGCGAAGAGGCGCAGTCGGCCTCAAGCGTCTCCCTGGCAGGCGACTTCAACGATTGGAACGTCACTGCCACCCCCATGACGAAAAACGAGAACGGCTTCGAATGCAGCATGGATCTGTCCGCCGGGCGGCAATACAGGTTCCGCTACGTCGTCGATGGGCAGGATTGGCACAATGATGTCCAAGCAGACAGTTACGAATACAGCGGGATCGGTGACAGCATGAATTCGGTGATCTCGGTCTGA
- a CDS encoding fatty acid desaturase, translating to MPPWHAAMADYRESSSLKAGWQVMNTLLPYGGLWLLMIWSVRNGYPYGLTLALGVVAAAFLVRIFILFHDCVHGSLFRSKGLNTFFGYLFGVLVFTPFEDWKFSHLKHHGNYANLDVRGFGDIWTLTRAEYEGASPTKQLSYRLYRNPLFLLGFGALFSFLLRFRLPGQQTRRKERMSVLLTNLLIVGVALLVGWTVGWRTYLLIQMPVLWLAGALGIWLFYVQHQFEGVYWARRQDWDPVRAAMDGSSFYDLPPVLRWFSGYIGYHHIHHLGPRIPNYRLKECFDALPALQAKRPLTIRESLGCVRLKLWDEEHQVLTGF from the coding sequence ATGCCGCCCTGGCATGCCGCCATGGCGGACTATCGGGAGAGCAGCAGCCTGAAGGCCGGCTGGCAGGTCATGAATACCCTGCTGCCGTACGGAGGGCTGTGGCTGCTGATGATCTGGAGCGTGCGGAACGGATACCCGTATGGATTGACCTTGGCGTTGGGTGTCGTGGCCGCAGCGTTTCTTGTCCGGATCTTCATTTTATTCCATGATTGCGTGCACGGCTCGCTGTTCCGAAGCAAGGGCCTGAACACGTTCTTCGGCTATCTCTTCGGGGTACTGGTCTTCACCCCCTTCGAGGACTGGAAATTCAGCCATCTCAAGCACCACGGCAACTACGCGAACCTCGACGTGCGTGGGTTCGGCGACATCTGGACTCTGACCCGGGCCGAATACGAAGGGGCCTCGCCCACCAAGCAACTGAGCTACCGGCTGTACCGAAATCCGCTGTTTCTCCTGGGATTTGGCGCACTGTTCAGCTTCCTGCTCCGCTTCCGCCTGCCGGGGCAGCAGACCAGGCGCAAGGAGCGGATGAGCGTCCTGCTGACCAACCTCCTGATCGTCGGCGTGGCGCTGCTGGTAGGCTGGACCGTGGGCTGGAGAACGTATCTCCTGATCCAGATGCCGGTGCTCTGGCTGGCCGGCGCGTTGGGGATCTGGCTCTTCTATGTCCAGCACCAGTTCGAAGGCGTCTACTGGGCGCGCAGACAGGACTGGGACCCCGTGCGGGCCGCCATGGACGGCAGTTCCTTTTATGACCTGCCGCCGGTGCTGCGCTGGTTTTCCGGGTACATCGGCTACCACCACATCCACCATCTGGGCCCCCGGATCCCGAACTACCGCCTGAAGGAATGCTTCGACGCCCTTCCCGCCCTGCAGGCCAAGCGTCCCCTGACCATCAGGGAAAGCCTGGGCTGCGTCCGCCTCAAGCTCTGGGACGAGGAGCATCAGGTGCTGACCGGATTCTGA
- a CDS encoding oxidoreductase — MSALFSPIVLDNLHLKNRIVVAPMCQYSARDGMPSNWHLIHLGQLALSGAGLLIIEATSVEPAGRITSQDLGLWSDETEAALAKLRKDLREYSSMPVAIQLAHAGRKASTNRPWEGGKPISFPQGGWTTSSASAIAFNPGDAPPVELNDNGLARVTQAFRQAAERALACGFDCVELHCAHGYLLHQFLSPLSNTRTDQYGGSLENRMRLPLEIFRQVCDALPQGFPLGVRISATDWIEGGWDLEQSVTFAKRLAEQGCSYIHVSSGGLAPTQQIPVAPGYQVPFAERIKRETGMTTITVGLITEPGQAEEIVASGKADMTALGRAMLYNPRWPWHAAEKLGPGIDVPPQYLRCRPHGTKDFFRMG; from the coding sequence ATGAGCGCACTTTTCTCACCCATCGTTCTTGACAACCTGCATCTGAAAAACCGCATCGTCGTCGCCCCGATGTGCCAGTATTCGGCTCGGGACGGGATGCCCAGCAACTGGCATCTGATCCATCTCGGGCAGCTCGCGCTCTCCGGGGCTGGACTGCTCATCATTGAAGCCACATCCGTGGAGCCTGCCGGGCGCATCACGTCCCAGGATCTCGGGCTGTGGTCCGACGAGACCGAAGCCGCCCTGGCCAAGCTGCGGAAGGATCTGCGGGAGTACTCATCGATGCCCGTGGCGATCCAACTGGCCCACGCCGGACGCAAGGCGTCGACGAACCGTCCCTGGGAAGGGGGCAAGCCCATCAGCTTCCCACAGGGCGGCTGGACGACGTCCTCGGCTTCGGCCATCGCCTTCAACCCCGGGGATGCCCCGCCCGTGGAACTGAACGACAACGGCCTCGCCCGGGTCACCCAGGCCTTCCGCCAGGCAGCTGAACGCGCCCTGGCCTGCGGCTTCGACTGCGTGGAGCTGCACTGCGCCCACGGGTATCTGCTGCATCAGTTCCTGTCTCCGCTGTCCAACACCCGTACGGACCAGTATGGAGGCAGCCTGGAAAACAGGATGCGTCTGCCTCTGGAGATTTTCCGGCAAGTCTGCGACGCGCTTCCACAGGGCTTTCCGCTCGGAGTTCGCATCTCGGCCACGGACTGGATCGAGGGTGGATGGGACCTGGAGCAGAGCGTAACTTTCGCCAAACGCCTTGCGGAGCAGGGGTGCAGTTACATCCACGTGTCCAGCGGCGGACTGGCTCCCACACAGCAGATTCCTGTCGCGCCGGGCTATCAGGTTCCCTTTGCCGAACGCATTAAACGCGAAACCGGCATGACCACCATCACGGTAGGGCTGATTACCGAGCCCGGACAGGCCGAGGAGATCGTCGCATCGGGAAAGGCCGACATGACGGCTCTGGGCAGGGCCATGCTCTACAACCCGCGCTGGCCCTGGCATGCGGCTGAGAAACTGGGCCCCGGAATAGACGTGCCGCCGCAGTACCTGCGCTGTCGGCCCCACGGGACAAAAGACTTCTTCCGCATGGGCTGA
- a CDS encoding LysR family transcriptional regulator encodes MTIINYQSPMNLRSFEIFLALARTPNMREVASRLYLTQAGVSSALRGMESELGVALFDRVGRSIRLNEKGRLLASRLAPLYRQLDESIHLVVADTMVGDVRIGASTTLADYVLPQTLYNFKIQHELVNISVVSANTREVVRRVANGELDMGFVEGEVHDIKVRTAVLHEEALVVVTSDRNLAAAGPYPLKELMDKKWLIRQEGSGTRETFLQQVMRHGLTPHIFLEFSNNEAIKTVLHNPETLVCISPLVVDTELRHKEFFIVPIEETTFTRLFMRVMHRERPPSPLMQSVTEALSDNLHQIIPNPQ; translated from the coding sequence ATGACAATAATAAATTATCAATCACCTATGAATCTCAGAAGCTTTGAAATTTTTTTGGCGTTGGCACGCACGCCGAATATGCGCGAAGTGGCGTCCCGCCTGTATCTCACACAGGCGGGAGTCTCGAGCGCGTTACGCGGAATGGAATCGGAGTTGGGAGTGGCGCTGTTCGATCGCGTAGGCCGCAGCATCCGTCTCAACGAAAAAGGACGCCTGCTGGCCTCTCGTCTCGCGCCCCTGTACCGACAACTCGACGAAAGTATTCATCTTGTGGTGGCGGACACCATGGTGGGTGATGTCCGCATCGGCGCATCAACGACGCTTGCCGACTATGTCCTCCCGCAAACACTCTACAACTTCAAAATTCAACACGAATTGGTGAACATCTCCGTTGTGTCCGCCAATACCCGAGAGGTAGTGAGACGAGTCGCAAACGGCGAGCTGGACATGGGATTCGTCGAAGGCGAGGTGCACGATATAAAAGTCCGGACAGCGGTACTGCACGAAGAAGCCCTAGTCGTGGTCACATCCGACAGAAACCTGGCAGCAGCAGGCCCCTATCCGCTCAAGGAGCTCATGGACAAGAAATGGCTGATTCGACAAGAAGGATCGGGCACAAGGGAAACTTTTCTGCAGCAAGTCATGCGCCACGGGCTCACTCCTCATATTTTCCTGGAGTTTAGCAACAACGAGGCCATCAAAACTGTGCTGCACAATCCCGAAACGCTGGTCTGCATTTCCCCGCTGGTGGTGGACACCGAACTGCGGCACAAGGAATTCTTCATTGTTCCGATCGAAGAGACAACCTTCACTCGTTTGTTCATGCGGGTAATGCACCGAGAGAGACCCCCCTCTCCCTTGATGCAGAGCGTGACGGAAGCCTTGAGCGACAATCTTCACCAGATCATCCCAAATCCACAGTAG
- a CDS encoding alpha/beta hydrolase: MHQDIFYKYMTRYSISLITSFAFIFFFLAPTHAKAEWPRLAISADGTPISFESYGSGEPTLVFVHGWSCDARYWREQISHFSKNHRVIVLDLAGHGHSGMGRTQYTMRSFGEDVKAVAEATGSRSVILVGHSMGGSVIAEAARLMADRVIGLVGIDTLENIEYPMTQEDFEGMIAPLEMDFQNGCRQFVATMISPRTDAELREWILADMSAAPPDVALSAMKDMMSQYITGEAAKIFEDIRIPVMTVNGDMGPINYEANRRHMFSFDAIVLKGADHFLMLNRVEEFNSALEKAIGTFSAT; this comes from the coding sequence ATGCATCAGGATATTTTCTACAAGTACATGACAAGATATTCAATAAGCCTGATTACCTCTTTTGCTTTTATCTTTTTCTTCTTGGCACCAACGCACGCCAAAGCCGAATGGCCACGTCTCGCCATTTCTGCAGATGGGACCCCGATTTCCTTTGAATCGTATGGTTCTGGAGAACCGACGCTCGTGTTTGTCCATGGCTGGAGCTGTGATGCCCGCTACTGGCGTGAACAAATCTCACACTTTTCGAAAAATCACCGCGTGATTGTGCTTGATCTCGCAGGTCATGGCCATTCGGGCATGGGGCGTACTCAATATACCATGAGATCATTCGGAGAGGATGTGAAAGCCGTTGCCGAGGCAACCGGCAGCCGCAGCGTCATCCTGGTCGGACATTCCATGGGCGGTTCCGTCATCGCCGAGGCTGCGCGGCTCATGGCGGACCGTGTGATCGGTCTCGTCGGTATCGATACGCTTGAGAACATCGAATACCCGATGACTCAAGAAGACTTCGAAGGCATGATCGCGCCGCTCGAAATGGATTTTCAGAACGGCTGTCGGCAATTCGTAGCGACGATGATTTCGCCGCGCACCGATGCAGAGCTTCGCGAATGGATTCTCGCTGACATGTCTGCCGCACCGCCGGATGTCGCATTGAGTGCAATGAAAGACATGATGTCACAGTACATCACTGGTGAAGCCGCCAAGATATTCGAGGACATCCGCATTCCCGTCATGACCGTGAACGGCGATATGGGGCCCATCAATTACGAAGCAAACCGGCGCCATATGTTTTCCTTCGATGCCATTGTCCTGAAGGGCGCGGATCATTTTCTCATGCTGAATCGTGTAGAGGAATTCAATTCCGCTTTGGAAAAAGCGATCGGTACGTTTTCAGCGACCTAG
- a CDS encoding YeiH family putative sulfate export transporter, which yields MNVDNADFSSSLKIINGVLFVALFASAASQISSLPVVQAVGISPLIIGIAMGLVYGSTLRSHLPDNWVPGILFSSGNLLRAAIVLYGFRLTIQDLASVGMPGVIADVVIISLTFVGGTLVGTKVLGMSRRLAMLTAAGSSVCGAAAILGTEPVVRAKSHESSIAVGTVVVFGTVAMLTYPLLYRNGLLHLTDSGYGIWVGSTMHEVAHAVAAGNAISHESGNIAVIVKMLRVVLLAPLLILVGLFITYFPDRDHARDDCNAEAGKRSFPWFALLFVLCIGINSTGVIPSFVVRFINSLDIYLLTMAMCALGMETSIEKVKVVGLKPFVLAGILAVWLMVGGYWITRFVTCTV from the coding sequence ATGAATGTCGATAATGCAGATTTCTCTTCTTCACTTAAAATTATCAATGGCGTCCTGTTTGTTGCTCTTTTTGCTTCCGCCGCATCGCAAATTTCTTCACTCCCCGTCGTGCAGGCTGTCGGAATCAGTCCGCTGATCATCGGCATCGCCATGGGCTTGGTATACGGGAGCACGTTGCGGTCCCACCTGCCGGACAATTGGGTTCCGGGCATTCTGTTTTCGTCCGGCAATCTGCTGCGTGCCGCCATTGTGCTTTACGGGTTCAGGCTTACGATCCAGGACCTTGCGTCAGTGGGCATGCCTGGTGTCATCGCGGATGTTGTCATTATCAGCCTGACTTTTGTGGGAGGTACGCTGGTGGGAACAAAGGTGCTCGGCATGTCGAGACGCCTGGCCATGCTGACTGCTGCAGGCAGTTCAGTATGCGGGGCTGCCGCCATCTTGGGAACAGAGCCCGTGGTCCGCGCCAAGTCGCATGAAAGCAGCATCGCTGTGGGAACCGTAGTGGTCTTTGGCACAGTCGCCATGTTGACGTATCCCTTGCTTTATCGCAACGGGCTGCTGCACCTGACGGACTCCGGGTACGGCATCTGGGTTGGTTCCACCATGCATGAAGTCGCTCACGCTGTGGCGGCTGGAAACGCAATCTCTCACGAATCAGGCAATATTGCCGTCATTGTGAAGATGCTCCGGGTCGTGTTGCTTGCCCCGCTCTTGATTCTTGTTGGTCTCTTCATCACGTATTTCCCTGACCGGGATCACGCAAGGGACGACTGCAACGCGGAAGCAGGCAAAAGGTCATTTCCCTGGTTCGCTCTTTTGTTCGTGCTGTGCATCGGCATCAATTCCACTGGCGTCATCCCCAGCTTTGTTGTTCGGTTTATCAACTCTCTCGACATCTACCTCCTGACCATGGCTATGTGTGCGCTTGGGATGGAGACAAGTATCGAGAAGGTCAAAGTCGTCGGCCTCAAGCCTTTCGTGCTGGCAGGTATCCTTGCGGTTTGGCTTATGGTTGGCGGATACTGGATCACCCGTTTCGTCACATGCACTGTTTGA
- a CDS encoding transporter, which yields MKNSSNIMKIVLCALLLSFVIGCAGTSTRESTGQYIDDSAITAKVKAAILAEESLKTLQITVETFKGTVQLSGFVDTPEHVVKAGRVARNVEGVRAVRNSLLVK from the coding sequence ATGAAGAACTCTTCCAACATCATGAAAATCGTACTGTGCGCCCTGCTTCTGTCCTTCGTCATTGGCTGCGCCGGGACCTCTACCCGCGAAAGCACCGGACAGTACATCGACGATTCCGCGATCACCGCCAAGGTCAAGGCGGCCATATTGGCCGAAGAATCACTGAAAACCCTGCAGATCACGGTCGAAACCTTCAAGGGTACTGTGCAGTTGAGCGGCTTCGTCGATACCCCGGAACACGTCGTCAAGGCTGGACGGGTTGCCCGCAATGTTGAAGGCGTGAGGGCTGTTCGAAACAGCCTCTTGGTCAAATGA
- a CDS encoding hydrolase gives MTKEIEHKLQTRHLSIDDYEALRELHKRVYKSLDTPWTHKQIALLTTIFPEGQVCIEDNGEIVAVALSVIIDFSLFGDQHTYDQIVGKGTFKSHDPEGDYLYGIEVFVDPEYRGMRLGRRLYDARKEIAENLNLKGILLGGRIPGYHKVSKEMTPQEYILKVKSRELYDPVLTFQMSNDFHVRNLLDDYWPGDHESRGNAVLLEWINIYYQKKTRLVGRTKSIARLGVVQWEMRRFESFDDFMQQVEFFVDTVSAYKADIILFPELLNAPLIRMYEGMHPIDAMRQLSEYTEPMRQAMTEMALSYNVNIVTGSVPQVQEDGTLHNVSFLCRRDGTWDSQAKLHITPEEDAHWGFTGGQSLKVFETDVGKIGILICYDVEFPELARLQTMKGMKMLLVPFWTDTKNGYLRVRRCAQARAIENECFVAISGSVGNIPKVETMGIQYSQSAIFTPSDFPFPHDAIASEVTPGIETTLITDLDLDLLKELRTQGSVRNVASRRTDLYELRWKGGE, from the coding sequence ATGACAAAAGAAATTGAACATAAATTACAGACAAGGCATCTTTCCATAGATGACTATGAAGCTTTGCGAGAACTCCACAAGCGGGTCTACAAAAGTCTCGATACTCCGTGGACGCACAAGCAGATTGCCCTGCTGACTACCATTTTTCCAGAAGGACAAGTTTGCATCGAGGACAATGGGGAAATCGTGGCTGTCGCCCTGTCCGTCATCATCGACTTCAGCCTCTTCGGCGACCAGCACACCTATGACCAGATCGTCGGCAAAGGCACCTTCAAATCCCACGACCCGGAGGGGGACTATCTCTACGGCATCGAGGTCTTCGTGGACCCGGAATACCGGGGCATGCGGCTGGGACGGCGCCTCTATGACGCACGCAAGGAGATCGCCGAGAATCTCAATCTCAAGGGTATCCTGCTGGGCGGGCGCATTCCCGGATATCACAAGGTTTCAAAGGAGATGACCCCCCAGGAGTACATCCTCAAGGTCAAGAGCCGCGAACTGTACGACCCGGTGCTCACCTTCCAGATGTCCAACGATTTCCATGTCCGCAACCTCCTCGACGACTACTGGCCGGGCGATCACGAATCCCGGGGCAATGCGGTGCTCCTGGAATGGATCAACATCTATTATCAAAAAAAGACGCGACTGGTGGGGCGCACCAAGTCCATCGCCCGTCTCGGCGTGGTCCAGTGGGAAATGCGTCGCTTCGAGTCATTTGACGACTTCATGCAGCAGGTGGAATTTTTCGTGGATACGGTCAGCGCCTACAAGGCGGACATCATCCTCTTTCCCGAACTGCTCAACGCGCCGCTCATCCGCATGTACGAAGGCATGCATCCCATCGATGCCATGCGTCAGCTCTCGGAATACACCGAGCCCATGCGCCAGGCCATGACCGAGATGGCTCTGAGTTACAACGTCAACATCGTCACCGGCAGCGTGCCTCAGGTCCAGGAGGACGGCACCCTGCACAACGTCAGCTTCCTGTGCAGGCGCGACGGCACCTGGGACAGCCAGGCCAAACTGCACATAACCCCGGAAGAGGATGCGCACTGGGGTTTTACGGGCGGGCAGAGCCTCAAGGTCTTTGAAACCGACGTGGGCAAGATCGGCATCCTCATCTGCTATGACGTGGAATTTCCGGAACTGGCCAGGCTGCAGACCATGAAGGGAATGAAGATGCTGCTGGTCCCGTTCTGGACCGACACCAAGAACGGGTATCTGCGCGTTCGCCGCTGCGCACAGGCCCGGGCCATCGAGAACGAATGCTTCGTGGCCATCTCCGGCAGCGTGGGCAACATCCCCAAGGTTGAAACCATGGGCATTCAGTACTCTCAGTCCGCCATATTCACCCCGTCGGACTTCCCCTTCCCCCATGACGCCATCGCCTCGGAGGTGACTCCGGGCATCGAGACCACGCTCATCACAGACCTCGATCTCGATCTGCTCAAGGAACTGCGCACTCAGGGCAGTGTGCGCAACGTCGCAAGCCGGAGGACCGACCTCTACGAGCTGCGCTGGAAAGGCGGAGAGTAA
- a CDS encoding methyltransferase, which produces MSKQIEPFFLFFRELFKNPHAVGAILPSAHRLARRMSAWLPQGEGLVVELGAGTGVVTQALWARMNKVEQLWVVERSTNFVSHLNRKFPEANIVCGDASELSCLIPALPVDIIVSCLPFRSFSERKIFSITQQWHSVLAPQGIVVQFTYALNGADAFLKYGFYEHAHEYVWSNIPPARIQVLKASRI; this is translated from the coding sequence ATGTCAAAGCAAATTGAGCCGTTTTTCTTGTTTTTCCGGGAGTTATTCAAAAACCCGCATGCGGTGGGAGCAATCTTGCCGAGTGCGCACAGACTCGCACGACGGATGTCAGCGTGGTTGCCTCAGGGGGAAGGACTGGTCGTTGAATTGGGTGCGGGTACCGGAGTAGTCACGCAAGCTTTGTGGGCACGGATGAATAAAGTGGAACAGTTATGGGTTGTCGAGCGTTCGACAAATTTTGTCAGTCATCTGAACAGGAAATTCCCCGAAGCGAACATCGTTTGCGGAGACGCATCAGAATTATCCTGTCTTATTCCGGCGCTTCCGGTCGATATCATTGTGTCATGTCTGCCGTTCCGTTCATTTTCCGAAAGGAAGATTTTCTCAATCACACAGCAGTGGCATTCTGTCCTCGCTCCCCAAGGGATTGTGGTTCAGTTCACGTATGCGTTGAATGGTGCCGATGCGTTTCTCAAGTATGGTTTTTACGAACACGCGCATGAATATGTCTGGAGCAACATCCCTCCAGCACGGATTCAGGTGCTCAAAGCTTCTCGCATATAG
- a CDS encoding inorganic pyrophosphatase, with product MDYNAILTPYADGQIINVVIEIPKGSSHKVEFDRKRKIMVLDRVEPAIFAKPVNYGFIPATLDDDGDELDVLFVTDEPMPTGVVSEAKVLGVLEFEDDSEMDHKVICVPADDRNTGNRIATLDDLGEQWKKQITHHFSHYKDLKKPGTTKVIGFGNVAKAHEVIKECIERWDKQK from the coding sequence ATGGATTACAATGCCATTTTGACGCCTTATGCGGATGGACAGATCATCAACGTCGTCATCGAGATTCCCAAGGGTTCTTCGCACAAGGTCGAGTTCGACCGGAAAAGAAAAATCATGGTTCTGGACCGGGTTGAGCCTGCAATCTTCGCAAAGCCGGTCAATTACGGCTTTATCCCGGCAACCCTGGATGACGACGGGGATGAATTGGATGTTCTCTTTGTCACCGACGAGCCCATGCCTACCGGAGTTGTTTCTGAAGCCAAGGTTCTTGGTGTATTGGAATTCGAAGATGACAGCGAAATGGATCACAAGGTGATCTGCGTCCCTGCCGACGATCGGAACACCGGAAACCGGATCGCAACACTGGACGATCTGGGCGAACAGTGGAAAAAACAAATTACCCACCATTTCTCTCATTACAAAGATCTCAAGAAACCTGGCACGACCAAAGTGATTGGGTTTGGCAATGTCGCCAAGGCCCATGAAGTTATCAAGGAGTGCATTGAACGTTGGGATAAGCAAAAATAG
- a CDS encoding iron-sulfur cluster assembly scaffold protein yields MPSFDDIVNELQGKIFDEAVQAYGQAGFERWRNKPYHGRPAKAEYMGVSIGTCGDTIRIFLHIENDRVCDAGFGTDGCGSSQISGSMAAELAVNKTCEEVAAITGETVLEALGGTDCMPEEDHHCTRLAANALHEALGDYYSKTLGTRER; encoded by the coding sequence ATGCCCAGTTTTGACGACATCGTGAATGAACTTCAGGGAAAAATTTTTGACGAAGCGGTTCAGGCCTACGGGCAGGCCGGGTTTGAACGCTGGCGCAACAAGCCGTACCACGGCCGGCCAGCCAAGGCCGAGTACATGGGCGTATCCATCGGCACGTGCGGCGACACCATCCGCATCTTTCTGCACATCGAAAACGACCGGGTCTGTGACGCGGGTTTCGGCACCGACGGGTGCGGTTCCAGCCAGATCAGCGGGTCCATGGCCGCGGAATTGGCTGTGAACAAGACCTGCGAAGAGGTGGCTGCCATCACGGGCGAGACCGTACTGGAAGCCCTGGGCGGAACGGACTGCATGCCCGAAGAAGACCACCATTGCACCCGGCTGGCCGCCAACGCGCTGCACGAGGCTCTGGGAGATTACTACTCGAAGACGCTGGGCACGCGAGAACGCTGA